The Anas acuta chromosome 1, bAnaAcu1.1, whole genome shotgun sequence genome segment ACAGCTACAGGAAATTGCAGGCTCCATTCTCAGGAATGTCTTCCCAGCCCTGTGGAAATTCAAGTTGGAGGTCCATGTCCTACCTTGTCCATCTCACTTTTGCTTAAGCATTTTGTCAACCAAGAAGCAGAAGGGGAAATGTACCATCTCAGTATGTAGTCTTGTACTAGTGGGAGGAATTAAGTCTCTAGTTTTCTGGTACTATTCTGGCTTAACACATTCACACATacatcctcccctccccagctaTGGTTAACACTGAGTAGGTAAGAAAATTTCCACTCCAATTATTTTCTACACTGAGTCGGTGGTGTTGATTCTGCTATCACAGGAGGTGTTAAACAATATCTAAACACAAACTTCTGTCTGGTTTGTACTAGTTTATACAGTCAGTGGAATGGCATGTTGTCAAGTGTGGCTTATGGAACAGTGAGGTAATTCACCTATTACTCCCCTGGGAAATAAGAGAAGGTCTTGTTACTTAGCACAAATCTGCTGCACTACAGTACAGTCTATCTTGAGTATTAGAGTGTAATAATACCAGTGTCACATGGAGGTACTAATGACTGAATAGAACACTTGCcaacagaaaaaagaacaaagaaattgCTCATAATCAGACCTTCAAAACCTTCTCACTCTTACAATCTTTATCATTGTTAATTTGGAAAGATTGCCTAGTACTTCAAGTTCAATAGCAATCCCTTCTTGACTTTCTTGGTAGTCTAGTCCACTTACTGGAAGCCAAGAAATATAAACCCAAGACAGATGACCACCAccatattatttttctaaactcACTGTCACTTTTAAATTTGCAcagtagttttttgttgttgtttaaataaAAGTCAGATTCATACTGTTTTACAAACAGTTTTGGATTCTCTTACAGAAAAGCATTCCTTTACCATAGTCAAAAAAACTCAACCAGCTACAATTTTCTTGCAATACATATAGTCAACAGTTTTGTAACCACATATTGAAATAAGGTCTCCAGCAAATGACTGAAACTGATTTAACTACGGAAGTTGTCAAAACAATTAGAACAATAAACTGTGAATTTATTTGATTGTCTTCCATAAACACTTTAAGCCATCAAAGCACTGAACTTTATTACTTTTGTGTTCGATAggtaataataaatatattacacTGGACTGTTGTGTATCTCACTGATATACATGCTATATCCCAGTAATAGAGGCCAGacagaagataaaataatgCAATCTAAGAGACAAAACCCTGTAATGAGATAATTATATATTTAGTGAAACTCAAAAATGAGACTATTGTGGTCtatctgcagctgctgtcactGAAGTTCAGGAATTTGCATTATCGAACCACATGAAGCTGTCACAAGTTGATCAAAACTGGAACAGATTCTAGTCTTTTTTCAATTTTGTATCTTATGTAACTTGTGGCTGTTGCAGAAAGCTTAGAAAATACCATTTCACTCAGGCACCATGTTTAATTATAGCTACTAAACCAGAAAAGTATTTCCCAAAAATGcaatcacattttctgtttcaaaacactGAATGAATACGTTTTAACTATGTCACAAACATAACACTAGAAAGGCAATGTTTCaaaaattgtattaaattaACATAAGATTTAATGAGTTAAAAGTTGCCTCTTCCATGCAAGCTCATTTCTAAGTaatttctaagatttttttttttttttttttttttccaagaaagcaTGATTGAGGAGTATGACTTTAATATATAAGCACAGTTTTAGAGTACTCTGGCTACACTCATGTCTGCCAATCTTtactttcttgcctttttttatgGCCTTTAATGAATCCAGGAATCAATCTATCAACTTCTGGATATGACACGTAAAATTCTGGACCTTCCTGCACAAATCAATTGCGTCTTTCCTCTAGGCCCTGACATGTCCAGCATATAGTAACCTTGCCCTGCACATGTAATAGACACGTGCCCACAGTGTGTTACCATGTAGGACACCTCATTTTTGAGCTGACTGAAAAATTTCTGTTTAGTTTCTAGCTTGGTAAACGTGCTATTGACAAATTACTTCTGCACTCATCTTCAGTATATCTGCAACATAACCAGCAAATCTTCTACCAGGACTCTTGCAGTTCCCTATATACTCCAGCCCTTCTGCAGACCTCCTGCTTTCTTTACAATCTTTCTTTACAATCTTTCTTTACAGGTGGAAGAGATAGGATTTGTCCTGAAGCTTGGATACAGAGTGACATATTCTACCTCTCACCACATGTATGTAAAGAATGCAGATGACAATAGAGGAACAGAAGTgtttgtagagaaaaaaaaaaaaaaaaaaaaaaaaaaaaaaaacttacagatATAAAACTAGATGTAGTGTCCATTTGGAGGGACCTCCCTTCTCTGCAGACTTGAGTCCCTCCAGACTTGGTGCAGACACTGATGGTAGCCACGCAGGATAGGGCTCATGGACAACTTAACATTTATAAACCTTCTATATTTCTAGGCCCTTAACACAGTGCTACACTATAATACTGGTACTATATTATGATAGCCTCAACTTTTCCCTACATATATGTTAAAACTATCAATGGACAAGAAAACCTCCTTGAcactccccccctcccccccttctttttttcttgcctgaATTGTGTTTGATAAACAATAGTCAAACAGGAATGATagtcaaacaaaaaatacagacagATCATATTCTCATAGTCAATACCATGTTGTAGTATGCACAAGAAAGACAAGAATCTTCAAGACTGCTGTCTTACACTAGCTCTCCCATTACTGATCCCAACTGCATCCTGCTTTAGGAAATTAATTATTCCAAAAACTTGGTTGGATTAGGTttggtttaatttattttttttttttactgtacaaAAGAGATATTTTTTGCTCATGGAGAGCAGGTCTAATCATATTTTTGattcttgcattatttttcttactagAGGTACAATTTTTGACACTTACTGCTGTCTAACTGCAGCAAAAATAGAAGCCGCTGTTGTGTGGAGGgggaaataaagttttattaagagcaaaaaatgtaacagaaatacTACAGAAATCACTGAAATGACCCGTTACTTCAAACCAACTATCACGTGAAGTCACTTGTAAATTGACATATACAAGATTAAGCAAATCAGCACAACTACATTCTATAAGTCACATTAGCAGCTTCTTTTCTCTAGAGATTGgcaaacagaaagcaagcatTTCCAAGCCCTGGTTAAAGTCACTAATTCTGGGTATAAGAGCACTAAGAACAACATCTGGCATTAACGTAGACTTAATTTCCTTTGTCTCCTTTTACCAAGGCATGGACAGTGAGGATTAGCTATATCACCTCTCCAAGCTGAGGTGGGGAGTTCACATAAAATCCAATCTTGCTTTATAATAGCTGATTCTCGTAGAGGGCAGGCTCAGTCCAAAGCTTTAAATAAACTCTGTGCACTCTTCATATTCACATTTGACAATTTAGGTTGTTAGGCAATGTGTTGATGACAACGTATGAAAAACAATGTGGCTGAGGAGCAACTATAACATATTGGTTAAGTACCAGAAAGGTTACCACCATTTCTTTTAGTTTTATGGCCAAGGAATGGAAATGCATGGTAAAACCAATGGCATTTCTGAAGTAGGGGCAATCATTAGTCCtgctgaaaaatgttaaaaaggaaACGTTAAATGTTAAAACAGGAAACACTGGTGGAAAAGAACTGAACTTTGAGAAAGatttagaaatataaaagcaCATTTATGTACAGAGTAGAAACCCTCTTTGGTAAAAGCTTAAGCCGGAGGAAGACTTTTGCCTAAGTACCACAGTTTGACAGCTCTTTAGTTGCATGACAGAAATAGGGATACCTCATGAAGCTGCTATGAAAGACACAAAAAATGTGTGTCTTATTCCTCTATTCCTTCTCATTCATGTGATTAGGGGatatttgaaaaggaaaaaaaaaaaaaaaaggtatttcattCTCATAAATCCCGAGACAGTTGTAACATCCATCACTACAACTGTATTCTCAAGAGCACCAAGAAGATAACAGAGCTGCATGAATTAAGTGTCAGTATCAAAGATATATCTCCTCAGAATTAGCATTAGTTGAATAAAAGACAGTTATGAGAGTGGGACGAGCCTTGATGGTCTCCTAGCAAAGTGACTGATGttcttccaaaataattttccaataCTTGTTCTGTATTGGCATTAGAGGAACTAGAGTTCCATTGTTTCCAGAAACTTATACGTCTGATTGTAATCTTCTGCCAGGCAGCTAATAGTAACAGAGTATGATCATGATTTTGAATGACATTGCTAGATTTGTTATTGAAAATATTGCTAGATATTAATGTTCTAAAGGGTTAGGAACAGATGTATGTATACTGAAGATCTCATTTTTTGCATAAATCCTCTGCAGCTATCAGCTGAAGATACCTCCGGATATGACGGAGATATTGGTGTCCATGGACAAAGTATTATTAGCTCTATCCcattcctctcttctctctgccAAAATGACAATTTACAGTATTCTCAGTTAAATTAGAGGATGAAGGCAGACTTTACCATTCCTCCAAATAACTGCCACGTAGCTTGTCTACACCACATGCTACTCAGGAGTGAATGCAGTTAGCCTGAGTAAATGTCTGATTCCTTTTATCCTTCcttgtcttcattttcacttGACTTTTCTGCTCAATGTTGCCTAAACCCTATATGCAAAGCTCCCTAGGGCAGGAGCCATTTGGGTCAGCTCCCAAGCAGGGTTCTTAGGAAATATCAAAACACAGAACTGAAACCATCTAAATCATAATACTTTGTAAATACTGATAAATTCATTGAGGGGTCTCAAGAAGTATGCAAGTATAACTAACATCATTctacaagaaggaaaaagtgaaacCAAAAGGTTACGTGTTCTGTTGTTCTTGGTGCCAGGTGTTGACTTTTGCAGAATCAAATTTCAGCTCCTTGTGTAGACTACTGAGGAAAATGTCTCTGGAACATCATTTAGCACTGGAATTAACATCATCTTAGCCACTGTGACGTTTCTTATACTCTTCTTATATCTCAGACTTGGCCTCTTATGAACACTATCTCCCAAAAATAAGCACAGTTTGTGTTTTCTATTTGGATTTAGCAAAACTACCAATtttcagcagcatcttccaTCTCCATAATTGCTATATGACTGCATTACAGTCACAACCCCCAATCCATGGTTGAGTCCCGTCTGAGCCTAGACCTAGATTGTTACAGTGCCCTTTGGTGTTTGACTTGGTAGGTTTCGCTGGCATCAGGTACCGAAGGTTCTTCCAAAACCTGGAATTCACGGGAAGAGATTTATCCTTTTTCCACTTCACAACCCTCTTTGATGGTAAAAGAGACAGGGATTCTGGCAAGAAATTGTAGTCACTTATAGGCATATATTCAATTAATATGATCTTAGTTTTCCTTTCAACTAGAGCTTTATGTAGTCCACTCTCAAGTTCATATATGGCTGTGTCAGAAATGTAGTTTTGGCTCAGTACAATGATTAATCTTCGACTTTTATCAATGAATGAGTGGATATCATCAACAACAGCTGCAAATTAAAGATAAATGTGTTATTAAACTAAATTGAAAGGACAGGCATTGAAttgatttcctttaaaaattgcACATGTACCAAAAATGTTCCCCTTATAAAGTGACAGCAAGGAAACATCCTGCCCTTAAGATATTAATATGCATTACAGATCATGAGTCTGTGAAAATTGAATTCTCACAGGACCAAAGCTTGTTCTCTGGGACAGATAAAAACCTACAGTCTCCAGCTACCTGAGACAGCTGTCTGTCAGTAGTCACATAGACTGAAGGTGACAGCAAAATTTATTCTTCTTCCAGCCAGATGTCTCTTTGTTCTTTCATAATGGATACCGTTAGAGAGATTCCACACAAAGTCACCAGCAGCCACCTGAATATTCAGTAAATCTCAATGtactccttcctttttttcactGAATCCGCAAATCTATTGCCAGTAATCCAAGGCTGAGAAGACCATCATGTGATGACAGAATGAGTTCCAACTCTGTCCCACAACCATGGGACAATGAGATCTACAGAGACAACAGGTCTAGAAAACGTGCCTTGTAgggacagagaaagcaaactgcagtaacacaatacagagaaaacagagaggagaAGAAGGCTGGAAAGGGTATTGCAATATACCAATGGCTCCTGTAAATAGAGGGAAACAATCTGTTTTCCATATTCACAGTGGATCAAaccagagaaaaggaaataagcTAGAACTCCTGCAAGGAAGAATCAGACTGAACACTtagaaaagccttttttaatACTCAAAAGGGATTGGGAAAGTTGTGGTATCTCTCTCAGGTTAGAAGAATGTGTCAGGAAAGAACACATGAAGAGAAGATCCTGCCGTAGGAAGGAGGGTGACTAAGcttattgttctgtttttaacaagaaaatcCAATTCTCCAAATAGGCCTTCAAACTAAATGGAATCccctagtatttttttttattattatttttaagcaccTGTAAAAGGCCATTAGTAATATAGGGAAACAAAATGCCATGTTCTCATGTATATTTTCTTACCCCTATGGCTCCCAGTGCATTCACAACATGCTATCAACTGCCAGACTGAAGATACAGACAAACATGCAAGTTATCTGAGGATCTGAGTAACAGAACCATCAACTGCTCAGTGCAGTAAGCATGAGTTCACACACAGATGCCTGCCCTcagcaaaagcagagcaagaGTGCTATTACCATAAAGCACATTACATTCTCTGTGTTCTCACTTTAACTTTCTCCATGATTGCTTTTTCACCTTATCTTGATTGTGTAATTAAAGgtatgtgtacatgtatatatgaattcataaaaatatataaaaagtataaaatgtgtttatgcTGCCTTAGCATGCAAACACAGCCTAGATAAAATGAACATGTACCATTGCAATGCATAGAACTTCTGTCAGATTTCCTTCTCATTGCAGACTTTTACATGTTCATGAAAAGGATATGTCTATTTAATGACAAGAATGTTCGATACACTTACCTCCTCCAGGAGAGACATCTCTCTCAAATATACataacttgtacccaaaattTTCTTCTAGTATCATCGGTAATATCTTCAAAGcaaattctctctcttcttcactAGTAGAAGCACAGTCTTTCAGATAAGACACAAAAGCATCATATTCTTTTCCATCTGGAAAGAAATCACCAATTTTTGTCTTGTTGGCAACTGTTAGAAATACAGTATCTGATCCACCATTCTGGCTTACAAAATTATTGTCTCAGTATCAAAGCACCAGAAACGTCTTCCTTATTACAGACTAGTATGCTCAACATGTCTGCAACTTGATAAAAGTTATACAAGTCCTATTGCCCATTTTCACGatgattttatcttttatctaATGCTACCAAGTAGTTCTGTAGAACTGGTACTGAAAAAATAAGctagtttattattttaatcactTAGAGTTATAAGAATATACTGTGTCTGGTCATATATTGGCCAGTAAATTATAAACATAAAATCCAAGTAAGACCAATTTAAAAACCAGGCTTACCACATTAAACAGTCTTTAATTGAAACTTGCAATAAAACTGTCTGGATTGATGCAATAGCACACATGGTTTTGAATCATAAACTATGCTTCTTCCCTAGcatgaatggaaaaataaataaccctGGCAGGCATAAATGACATTCACCCATTACTGAGAAAACTCCAACCACTGCAGCTCATTCAAGGTATATTCAAGCAGATTTATAGACTGAGGAGGTCTAAGAAAATTAGGTACATATAGACAGCAAAATGCAATTCTCAGGAACACAGTCACAGAGTGAAAATCATACCCAGAGTTAGGTAATTGTCAGGCTTGCTCCTTAAGTCAAGGTCCCAGCAAAGTTGCTTGGTAAAACACTGGCAGTGTACTCTCTTTAAGTGCATTTAGTGACAAACCTATAAACACTGCAATGACCTCTACAGACAAGGAAGCATTTTAACCTCAAGCAGAAAAGCATCAGTGATgtgaaaacaaatttgaaaacagaaactaaaaacaGTCTGTCAGTTCCAGGGTGTTCATCCTCCCTGCAGATAGATTACCTATATACTTCCACATCTTTGCCAACAACCTCCCTGCAGATAGATTACCTATATACTTCCACATCTTTGCCAACAATTCTTCAGCTTCTGTGATGAAGAACATTGCACAATAAAGCATGCTGGATCAGCAGCCAAATATGTCCCTTCCACTGTCTGTTCCAGAGGCAACTTCCTGACTGTGTTCATCTGCTTTATTACCCCAAGGTGCTTAACACACTAATTTGACAATCAAGTTCTCTTTCACATATTCCTCGCTGTTTCAACTTACAAAACTCCTGGACTTATTTTGCCCCTTCCTCTATGATGATTGTTTTTTAGAGCTTACCAGAAGCTATTTTTTAATCAGCACTCTCTTTCAATGTCAGCATTAGCTAAGTCATACCTCCAGCAGTGTCATCTCTTCTGCATATGTTCCTGTAAAGTAGAACTATGTCTACTCTGAACATCACACAGACAACTATCATGGCTATTAAAACACATGGAAGTAGTACAGCAAGAATCATTCCAGTTGTAAATAGGTGCACTGGCAGATCTCGGGCGTTTTCTGTAAAAGAGAATCCCAGGAAATTAAGGCCTTAAGAAATAGTATTATAGGACAAGATTAATTTAGTAAATTTTCATGGCATCTTAAAATTACCCAAACTAAAATGTTTGTGTGAATTTTCTCCTGCCAGTATCTCAAGTACACATGCATCCCATTCATCCTGAGATGGAGAAAAACTACAGAACACAGATTACTCTAAAAAGTGGAGATCTTGCATGTCTGCACAAATTCTGCACATACATAAATGAGATGTATGTGGAATCAGTACTGAGACTACAAGTCCTCAAAGATGTACGGCATCCTAGACCGGAGGAATATACTGGGTCAACCACTTTTATGATGAGTTATCTTCAGGATCTCTATCATTTTGTATTATTCTTTACCCTTCTCTCAGCACATTCATAACAGCCCTTAATGACACATTTAATCTCTTTGCCCAAGATCTTCTTTTGCTTCTGTCTCTATTCTCTTTCAggctttttaaaagatttattttactttttattttattttattttattttattttattttattttattttattttattttattctaaattgGTTTGTTCTATTATCCTCCTCTTTTCAATTCCAAATACAGGTTTTTAAGTATTAAATCTTTGTGAAGTCCTTTGTGAAGACATCATGTCATGCTCATGGTAGtctgtatttcatttgttttattatatacTACATCTTTTAAGATCGACTAGTCTATTTTCACACttacagaattaaatatttcttctcaatAAACTTTGAAAAGGTCTAAGAGAGATGGAAAACAAGCAGAGTATGCCCATTTGCCATGAATCTGCAAGCTGTATGGACTACAGATGTGAAGTTTTAGTTCAAAGTAGAGTTCAGCTTTCGTAAGCTAGAAAGATAGAGTCCCTGACTGTATCCTTCTGAGAAATTATCAACCAGAATGTGTGAGACATTAACAGGAATATCAAAGACTATCTTTTCCatgaatgaaagaaaggaaaaaaaaaaaaaaaaaaaaaaaaaagagctgcttAATAAGCAAAGTGGCCCAAATAACAGACTCTGGGTTGCACTGAGGTTTGCGTAGTCAACCCTGATGATCCCATCAATGTGATGTGCTGGAGATGACAGGGGATGTTTTATCATGGAATCTAACAAACTGCTGCAAAGAGATCTGTCAGACAGAGCTTAGCTCAGCCTCCCCCATCTTTATCCACACCATCATCGGTTTAACTGTGGAGCCCTCGCACAGTTAGGGCTGATATAGCAGAAGGAGAAGCAATCCCCACTGCCCCATCTCAGAGCATAAGGAATCACCCAAAGAGCTTGTTAAATCAAACCCCAGAAGAACCAGGGTCTTTACCAGCACACACCCATGTCTGGATCAGTACCCTGCTTCCTCTGTTGAGAAGCTGGCATGATtagtaattaaaaatgagaagtaTGGTTCATAGATAATACTGTACCTTTCTTCAGtttcactatttttattttcgTTGCTTCATCAGCTTGAAGCTTACAGGTGAAATTGTGATGCAAGTCCTCATCTCTTACTTTTTTAATCCGTAGTAGCCTTGTGACATAAAACTTGTTTCCCAAACTGCAAGGAGGAATGGTGTTAGCAACACTATCTGTATAGAAATCTACAATAAATTGAGAGGCAGATTTTGAGGAAAAGTATGTAGAAGAACCTCAGACATTTTAATGAGTTTGCAGTCCACAAAATATAGGAATTGATCACATACATCAGAAGTTCAGTATTTTCTGGAAACCTACTGTAATTTTTTGAGTTCTTCTTCACATATCGAAGGGTCATTCTTGGGGATATCTGAGcatttttctggaaatgtttcaTTAATCAACCAGTAGAGGCTGGCATCTTCTTGCATATCATAACCCAAGAAACCTGTGCAATTGAGTATCTCTTCTTTACCTACACAAAGCATAACATAAGAAGATGTAGTCAAAAGTGACATTCATGTTCACAGTGCAATAAAATGTCAGCTTTCCAGGCTTCATACCCAAGCAGATAGGTTTCCTTATGGGCTTAGTAGCCCCTTTCATATGTGTGCCATGATGGCAGTGGCTTTGGCAACGAAGCACAGGGCTCTGTTGCACTTCACTGTAGAGGGAGAGTCATCCACTCTTTTATCTCAGATTAACTGTGACAGCCAGAAAAGTTTAAATAGGCCAAAGCATTTCAGACTTCAGAGAACAAAACTGtgtgctgcaggcagaaaaCAGGAGAGTACCACCGGCACCAGTGCCCCAGGGACATGTAAAATAAGTAACTAGTAAGGGGAATTATAACTGATTGATGATGATAGCTAAACCGTATACTACAACGTAAGAAGTAACAAAACCTGCTAGCACCCATGCTGACCTCTCACAGAGAAATTCTCTTCCCAGCACCACACCTGGAAATCAGCATAGTCCTGAAtgcataaataatatttttatccaGTCAGCTACTCTGTACCACTCCAAAACACTATTTGGAAGTGTAAAGGAAACACGCCTTAGATTCTGGTTAATTATAAGAAAGAGCAAGAGTAAAAAGACAACAGTgcacatgggaaaataaaaggaaaggtcTGGATCTGTGGAGTGTGAAATCTGATGATCTGCAAGGCATTTGAATTTAAACATTGTCATGGAAAGCTTGTCCTGAGGTTAGCTACAACATTGCATCACCATTTCTAAGTTATGCCAGCACCATTTCCAGGGAACACATCCAGAACACATTTCAGTAAACCGCAAAAGCCGCACACTAGTTCTTGTTCAGGACACTATGCACAGATGCTTTCCAGTAAGTCAGCATGTCCAGGAATACTTTGAGAACATACATTATAAACAGACTTCTCAAGATTTAACAGAGTGGATGCTTCCAGTGAAACTGCTTAAGAATCTTTAAAGCTAGATCGAGATGAAAATGTGGCACCCTTAGATTCAGACCTTACAAATCCAAATCACATTTGCACAGATTGAAGCATAGACCTAAAAGAATATTATCATCTACCTTACAACTCTAGCCTTTTCACTGTGCACAACAGctacaaaacctttttttttttttccccccaagaaGATCCTATAGAGCACCATCCAAACCATGAAAGGTTTGAAAGTCCAAAATTCCCTTCTCTCTCCACCATCCCATCTGTCTGATCACCATCAGGTAGTTCAATGATCTTATCACAAATCTGATCAAAGCATATAAAATGTAGAAGACTTATGGTTCATAATCATTTGATGCTGAACCACGTTTCCATGTAAGGGTTTGGATGAGCAGAGTAAGTGATAAGAACTGTGTAGGAACAATGCTCTGGGAGACTGGGAGACATAAGGCGATATAGGATTGGGGTGTTGGCATTAGAAAAAAGGACCTACCAGCTGGTCTTTGTGGGGTGGAAAGTAAGCCAACATCTGGTGTCTTAGCTGAGCAAATGAGATACACATATGAGCCACAGAGGTGGTGAATATGTGTTTGCAGAAATGTGCAGTGGAAGACTAAGTAATCAAATTGGAGAATCCCTCAGACACAGGAGAGCAAAAATACAGGTGAAGTTATATTCTTAAGAATTACATACAGCCTCTTGGATGCTTTGTGGTCAAGATCTTGGATAGTTTCCAACACTGTGTGAAGCCTGCAGACCATGTTATCTAACCTTTTCCCAGATAAGAGGACAGTCAATTTTTTGGCTTTTGACAATACGACAAATTCTTTGAAACAGTAACAGATCTGCATGCTTGCATTGCCAGGACTGTCATCCTTCAcgttttttatttctctgcagaatGATGTCTTGTCCTTTGACTACATCAAATATTAAAGAGATTACTTATTGTTGCTCACTGGACAAACCAGGCATATTTCACACATCATTCTGTGGGGTTTGCTGTCTAAAAAGGGAAGTCGTGGTTTATCATCACTGTCACTTTCTCTTGATGGTCATAACAACAATCTAATCTTCGGCCTCTGTAAGGGTGAATTTAATGTATATCAATCATGAAATCCACTAAGCAAAACATAACCATATGTGAAGATAGATCAGATCCAGAATGGTGCACAGACAGTTAGTTTAATCAGACTTAACCAGACAATCAAGTATAAAGAGATCTGAACAAAATCTTATATATGATGCAGCTAAAATAATTAGTTCTTGAACGAATCTAATACctatttctgtttcaatttcTTCATCGCGTCCAACTATCTCCAAAGTGACAGCCTCTGGtgcatctaaaaaaaaaaaaaataattactgatATTGAAGTAACAGCTTTCTTAGATTCTACCACAGTAAAAATGACATTTGcattatttctaaaacaaaccATATAGATTCCATTTGATTCAAGGAGAAATATCTTGACCTGTTATCTGGACCTGTCATTACCAAGCAGTTTAAAAAGCAGTCTGtcctgttgatttttttttttcacttgcataCATGTACAATATAAAGTTTGCAATGGTTGGAAAGGCTTTCTCACAAAACTCTTAGTAAGTTTGTCTGACTTACAGcaaacaattttgaaaaaattACAACTTCAAGGAAGACGcactaaatacatttttccaaaCTGGTAATATGTAACgtaaacttctgttttttatttttaaattactgcaaAATAGATCAGATTTCCAGATCTG includes the following:
- the IL18R1 gene encoding interleukin-18 receptor 1 isoform X4, with the translated sequence MTLLIFLVMFITESATEKLCPLRTSIDVLEGEYFFLCFPESMLRPETEGYTINWYKENAGRQKLIQKTQRIISQMNFLEFWPAELNDSGNYSVTHSNGRQNFTIQKWTLNVLERNKSSCFNKNHLTTEIQNAGTGHSLKCSDLSVNENDSVTWYKDCKNYENETERELDFKTLTVQHSGIYTCKILISHNGRIYHSTSTIKLVVEEDAPEAVTLEIVGRDEEIETEIGKEEILNCTGFLGYDMQEDASLYWLINETFPEKCSDIPKNDPSICEEELKKLHLGNKFYVTRLLRIKKVRDEDLHHNFTCKLQADEATKIKIVKLKKENARDLPVHLFTTGMILAVLLPCVLIAMIVVCVMFRVDIVLLYRNICRRDDTAGDGKEYDAFVSYLKDCASTSEEEREFALKILPMILEENFGYKLCIFERDVSPGGAVVDDIHSFIDKSRRLIIVLSQNYISDTAIYELESGLHKALVERKTKIILIEYMPISDYNFLPESLSLLPSKRVVKWKKDKSLPVNSRFWKNLRYLMPAKPTKSNTKGHCNNLGLGSDGTQPWIGGCDCNAVI